A section of the Paenibacillus aurantius genome encodes:
- a CDS encoding AraC family transcriptional regulator — protein MEFFNENIQYENPLLSLKIFEAHRHREEQLGRWHYHKELEFYAVQEGHIEVHVEDEFYQLKPGELALVGSSQLHRDRTLSEASKYYVFQFDIQHYMDQSVLPYFRFFFEPGFPLSRLNYIFKENEAVRREVYDCVQEIFKESQAKQEGYEIAVSMLIKKIILCLIRHDSRKLMHRRDNADLIRLKPVLDYIDENLSHKIQVEEASKVANISYYYFVKYFKKAIGMSFLEYVNYKKIKRAERFLLTKDMSVAQIGEEIGMPNMAHFYKLFKKYNDCSPNEYRKKMLEWSQEPS, from the coding sequence GTGGAATTCTTCAATGAGAACATTCAATATGAAAACCCTTTATTGTCCCTCAAAATATTCGAAGCTCACCGGCACCGGGAAGAGCAGCTCGGACGCTGGCATTATCATAAAGAGCTGGAGTTTTACGCCGTTCAGGAAGGCCATATCGAGGTCCATGTCGAGGACGAATTCTATCAGCTGAAGCCGGGCGAGCTGGCTCTGGTCGGCTCCTCGCAGCTTCACCGGGACCGCACGCTGTCCGAAGCTTCGAAGTATTATGTGTTTCAGTTTGACATCCAGCACTACATGGACCAGAGCGTCCTTCCATACTTCCGCTTTTTCTTCGAACCGGGCTTTCCCCTCAGCCGGTTGAACTATATTTTCAAGGAAAACGAAGCCGTCCGCCGCGAAGTGTACGACTGTGTTCAGGAGATCTTCAAGGAGTCCCAGGCCAAGCAGGAGGGCTACGAGATCGCGGTCAGCATGCTGATCAAGAAGATCATCCTGTGCCTGATCCGCCACGATTCCCGGAAGCTGATGCACAGGCGGGACAACGCGGACCTTATCCGGCTGAAGCCGGTGCTCGATTATATCGACGAGAATCTTTCTCATAAGATTCAGGTTGAAGAGGCAAGCAAGGTCGCGAACATCAGCTACTACTACTTCGTGAAATATTTCAAAAAAGCGATCGGCATGTCGTTTCTCGAATATGTCAATTACAAAAAAATAAAACGCGCGGAGCGTTTTCTGCTGACGAAGGATATGAGTGTCGCCCAGATCGGCGAAGAAATCGGAATGCCCAACATGGCTCACTTCTACAAGCTGTTCAAGAAATACAACGACTGCTCTCCGAACGAATACCGCAAGAAGATGCTGGAATGGTCGCAGGAGCCCTCTTAA
- a CDS encoding response regulator transcription factor, with amino-acid sequence MPHTILIIEDEPTLARLLSYNLTQEGYEIQVAEHGGDGLQTALQQPFDLIILDIMLPGMNGFEILAKLRQKGVKTPVIILTARNAEEEVVQGLKYGADDYMTKPFGVAELLARVTAVLRRTQPGEAMTDRSPEGEKVFTVGDLRIYPDKYEVLLNGESIPLRPKEFEVLLYLVQRPGVVVTRDDLMNVVWGFDYIGGQRTVDVHVSSLRKKLEMNQDTVQIDSIRGVGYKLVSTQRTK; translated from the coding sequence ATGCCGCATACCATTCTAATTATCGAAGACGAGCCGACGCTTGCCCGTCTTCTGTCCTATAACTTGACGCAGGAGGGCTATGAGATTCAAGTGGCCGAGCATGGGGGAGACGGGCTTCAGACAGCCCTCCAGCAGCCTTTTGACCTTATCATTCTCGACATCATGCTTCCGGGGATGAACGGCTTCGAAATTTTGGCGAAGCTCCGCCAGAAGGGCGTGAAGACGCCTGTCATCATCCTGACGGCACGAAATGCCGAGGAAGAGGTTGTTCAAGGGCTCAAATACGGGGCCGACGATTACATGACGAAGCCTTTCGGGGTAGCGGAGCTGCTCGCCCGCGTGACAGCCGTGTTAAGGCGGACCCAGCCCGGCGAGGCGATGACCGACCGGAGCCCGGAGGGCGAGAAGGTCTTTACGGTCGGGGATCTGAGAATCTACCCGGACAAGTATGAAGTTCTTCTGAACGGAGAGTCCATTCCCCTGCGGCCGAAGGAATTCGAGGTGCTTCTCTACCTCGTCCAACGACCGGGAGTGGTGGTGACGAGGGACGACCTGATGAATGTCGTATGGGGCTTTGATTACATAGGCGGCCAGAGAACCGTCGACGTTCATGTCAGCTCCCTTCGCAAGAAGCTGGAGATGAACCAGGATACCGTTCAGATCGACTCGATCCGGGGGGTCGGCTACAAGCTGGTTTCGACCCAGCGGACCAAATAA
- a CDS encoding Gfo/Idh/MocA family protein, with translation MSKKLKIAIIGCGGIANGKHMPSLSKLDNIELVAFCDIIVEKAQAAAEKYGAEGAKVYEDYKELLQDKSIDVVHVCTPNDSHAEISIAALESDKHVMCEKPMAKTAADARRMLEAAKRSGKKLTIGYNNRFRNDSQHLKKVCESGDLGEIYFAKAHAIRRRAVPTWGVFLDEEKQGGGPLIDIGTHALDLALWMVDNYKPKVVLGTSYHKLSQRENAANAWGPWDPKKFTVEDSAFGMITMENGATIILESSWALNTLDVKEAKVTLCGTEGGADMENNSLRFNGEEHSRLYSREVNLKSGGVAFYSGKTESDADLEARLWIEAILNDTDPVVLPEQALVVSEILEAIYESSRTGKAVYFS, from the coding sequence ATGTCGAAGAAGCTTAAAATCGCAATCATTGGCTGCGGAGGCATCGCCAATGGAAAGCACATGCCGAGCTTGTCCAAATTGGACAATATCGAGCTCGTTGCTTTCTGCGATATCATCGTAGAAAAAGCTCAAGCTGCTGCAGAGAAATATGGTGCAGAAGGCGCTAAAGTGTACGAAGACTACAAAGAGCTTCTGCAGGACAAATCCATTGATGTCGTTCACGTTTGTACGCCGAACGATTCCCATGCCGAGATCTCCATCGCCGCCCTGGAATCCGACAAGCATGTTATGTGTGAGAAGCCGATGGCCAAAACGGCTGCCGACGCCCGCCGCATGCTCGAAGCAGCCAAGCGCTCCGGCAAGAAGCTGACGATCGGCTACAACAACCGCTTCCGTAATGATTCCCAGCATCTTAAGAAGGTTTGCGAAAGCGGAGACCTGGGTGAAATTTACTTCGCCAAGGCTCACGCCATCCGCCGCCGCGCCGTTCCGACCTGGGGCGTATTCCTCGATGAAGAGAAGCAGGGCGGAGGTCCGCTCATCGACATCGGAACCCATGCCCTTGACCTGGCTTTGTGGATGGTTGACAACTACAAGCCGAAGGTCGTTCTGGGAACCTCCTACCATAAGCTGTCCCAGCGCGAGAACGCGGCCAACGCTTGGGGTCCTTGGGATCCGAAGAAGTTTACGGTTGAGGATTCCGCTTTCGGTATGATCACCATGGAGAACGGGGCGACCATTATCCTCGAATCCTCCTGGGCCCTGAACACCCTCGATGTGAAAGAAGCCAAGGTTACGCTTTGCGGAACCGAAGGCGGCGCGGACATGGAGAACAACTCCCTGCGCTTCAACGGGGAAGAGCACAGCCGTCTGTATTCCCGTGAAGTGAACCTGAAGTCCGGCGGAGTAGCCTTCTACAGCGGCAAAACCGAGAGCGATGCCGACCTGGAAGCCCGTCTGTGGATCGAAGCGATTCTGAACGACACCGATCCGGTTGTTCTTCCGGAGCAGGCTCTGGTCGTTTCCGAAATTCTCGAAGCCATTTACGAGTCCAGCCGTACCGG